From the Cucumis sativus cultivar 9930 chromosome 5, Cucumber_9930_V3, whole genome shotgun sequence genome, the window tttccgtctttttttgcttttctatTTTGGAGGGAGGCCATAGGTGTTGGGGATTGAGTTAAACAATAATTGTATTATCATCACCAGTTAAAATGCACTATGTATTTGTTCCAATAAACTTATTTCCCCAGTTAGCTATAACCTACGGTTGCCATAAATTTGTTCACCCTTATAATGCAATCATAATTAATCATCCAACTCTtatggagaaaaagaaggaaaaaaaaagctaaatcAGCAAAGCTCTGCTTGCAGTTCCagcttaattaaaatattcttaaactaCTGACAAGTGTAATGATCAAGTACTTACAAATAAGTCAGTCTTGGAATGCGGGCTAATTCAGCAGGAATTATTCCAGACATCTTGTTGTGTGATAGGTACCTGgcccaaaaggaaaaagataaattcacTTCCATAAGACTCAAAAAGAATATGTTCTATGACTAGAAAGTTATCGGGCTTCAAAATCCCATAGGAACTcataaagaaaggaagaaggtGAAACATACAAGATTTCCAAGTTTGACAAATTTGCAAGTTGCGCAGGAACGCCCCcagtaaaataattatcattaaGATACCTGCACATTACATATAGTTAGTCTAAATCGACAGTTGAACAATTTCCAAAGGgataaaggaaaataaaacgTCGgaacaattataaatttcagACTACGCACAAGTTGCGAAGAGATTGAAAGCAGCCATCAACGCGTATGAGTTCCCTAATGGTGCCAACCAAGTGATTGTTACCAACATCCCTACCAGTAGCACAATCACAGTTATCAAATTGAGGTATATAACTAAATATGAGTTTTGTCAACGATATAAGAAAGTAAGTGAAATTTACAAGTGGCGAAGATGTTGCAGGGTGCCCAATTCAGGAGGAATTCGTCCAATGAAACGATTTTGTTGTAGGTGTAGGTAGCGAAGCTCTGGAAGACTAGCAAGCTCCCTTGGAATTTCTCCCTTGAAATTATTGAAGCTCAAATATCTACAAAATTTTTTGTCAACTACTAATATAACCACACGTAAAACAACAAAGAGCCAAAAGAACCAGAAAATGATAAATCAACTGCAAGAAGTAGCATTACTTACAAATGAGTTAAACTCTTGAGTTCACCTATTTCAGAAGGTATGACATCCTGCAGCTTATTCCACCTCAAGTTACTATGGGAgaaccaaacaaaaatcagTAACAAATACTACAAATAGGAGTAAAAACAACCCAAAAGCTCAGACTTCTGTAGCAAATGTGAAGGAAATTCTAGATGCGAATATGTAATTTTACACTCGAAGTGTTGGTGGCTTTAAAATTCTGTTTCCTACTAAAACTAGATGAACTAGTATAGTTCCAAGTTGAGTTAGCAAACTGAATACAATAGAGAAATGGAAAGTATGCTGTATGCATAAATAAGAACATCAGTTCTCCAAAAGAATAAGACAAGGGACTTACAGTATCTGAAGACGCTTCAACCTTCCAATCTGAGGAGGAACCGGTCCAGTCAACTTGTTATTGTGGAAGTCCCTACaataagaaaacatttaaacattttttactGAAGTgatcaaaactattttctctCCATCAAAAGGAACCCAAGTTTGGAGATAAAAGACAGTAACAACAATCATTGTGCAATCTATCAAAAGTTATGACAAAACACACAAACAGAGATGTTTTCCCATCTGTTAATTGCTTCATCGTATACAATcctaatcattttattttgatttggaagttttcttcaatttcagtCATCTTTCACCTTACCTAAATATAAAGATCCTAATTTGCTAATCTTCAGCACAATAATATACGGTAACAAAAAGATTTCGCATTGGACGTGTAAACAAAATTCTCTAATACATTTAATGAAGGAAATACTTACAGCCTAGTAAGATCCAAGAGATTGGTTACAGCAGTGGGAAACGGGCCAACGATCGAAACAGCATAAACTTCCCTACAGCAGCAGATAAAACAACCCCAATTTAACTCATCATACAGATAATTGCCAacatataacaataaaatgaacTCGGATAGAATCataagaaatgaataaaaaaataatgatcaatttgataaacaaaaagaacaaacgaggaaaaacaaaaagcctTGAGCTTGAATTTAATCATACAATTTAGTAACCACTCTATAATCTCCTTGAGTAGTACAAGTGACCCCAGACCAGGGAGGCAGATCCCCATCGCCACACGGATCATCACCAACCCAAGAATACACCACTCTCCAGCCAAGAGAAGCCTTGATCTCATTCAATGCTttcactacaaaaaaaaaaaaaaaaaaaaacaaatcattcaGTCCAATAAAACACgcagagaaggaaaaaacaaataaagcaaaaaatgCTGGTGCTGTATATACCATCACGTTTAAGGGTTTTACAGAGAGTAAGATCGTTCAACAGAGAGAATGACAGAAAGCATAAACAAAACGCCGGCAGTGAAAGTCGCCGCGCCATTGTTTCAGATCTGTGAGTTCCTTAACTTCAAGAAGTTAATGGAATTCGAAAATGCAGAAAATGAAATCGATGTTTGAATCAATAGATCTGAGTGAAGAAAGAATTCCAAGAACTTGAGCGAAGCTCcagtttttgtttgtttcactACGAACTTGTTCTCGAACGCGGAAAAGC encodes:
- the LOC101213490 gene encoding leucine-rich repeat receptor-like serine/threonine-protein kinase At1g17230, translated to MARRLSLPAFCLCFLSFSLLNDLTLCKTLKRDVKALNEIKASLGWRVVYSWVGDDPCGDGDLPPWSGVTCTTQGDYRVVTKLEVYAVSIVGPFPTAVTNLLDLTRLDFHNNKLTGPVPPQIGRLKRLQILNLRWNKLQDVIPSEIGELKSLTHLYLSFNNFKGEIPRELASLPELRYLHLQQNRFIGRIPPELGTLQHLRHLDVGNNHLVGTIRELIRVDGCFQSLRNLYLNDNYFTGGVPAQLANLSNLEILYLSHNKMSGIIPAELARIPRLTYLFLGYNQFSGRISDAFYKHPLLKEMFIDGNAFRQGVKPIGFHKVLEVSDTDFLV